The Globicephala melas chromosome 13, mGloMel1.2, whole genome shotgun sequence genome includes a region encoding these proteins:
- the LOC138842934 gene encoding endogenous retrovirus group K member 25 Env polyprotein-like, with protein sequence MGHAESKERLLFIDIVKHMINGRGIKVTNKQLTQFFQFVQEQCPWFPEQGTVNIETWQKVGQTLQVYYSHFGPEKVPVDTFTLWNLIRESIAPLPEGQKNPYKYPTEVMDECTPLLSSKTLKDTKVLAATLKDCNLDDKDSEEENESPTDNKFNLLKNPPFDDELPPADQDDLDAAAYDYERRKYEPHGAFSMQETKKNRPKLQDMRPLGRLPTAPPAPLSSSVPPLKRSGHSILNVGGLPPPPPFKAKGPPPPPPFNNNQGKNKRHRRINDEDDDYAFAACFPVIFEDGFDDDDVYWDPLPLKLLKELKKAWTANFFVAMLSLLSVQVSANGTYWAYFPDPPILHTCTWKDFNIPVTSSFPELTDGIRGVQGYKQFVINFNYSFTGQTDFPPICFFLDSGSIGGNQTKNGCLSVVDAGFLTDSPKRPKKPTGKDKITRYLWSLLGKVIGQNQVFVNKSLAKVVHPPKYDDCDEIIGEATNEWIWIDIKTGYPSWIYCMYNKENKISIPGTKYYISDWSSNFPEGDYRTYLQKGLLYPWNDSYIPRPLKVNRWNSHGWVAPIYIFVYENKTYYQSQLWRLPLTTRKIMLIRATTHAEEYYVQTCVTSPYSLLLSNDSEKLQIMQYNMRFYITCQQCILTTCIVPEMNVSTIMVLKRPAYIMLPVALNESWYTDIGAEIIRQVGELIRPKRFVATLILGISALIGILSSFTVATYTLVKEVQTAQYANDLSKNISLALATQEIIDRKLEAKVDALEEAVLHIGQELTALKICLSLTCHKKYSWICVTPLKVNYSEYSWEQIQMHILNVWNFSDMGIDLEHLHKQIYDIAASQYDMNPSKAAAEFL encoded by the coding sequence ATGGGACACGCTGAGTCCAAAGAGAGGCTcttatttattgatatagttaaacatatgataaatggaagaggaattaaggtaaCTAATAAGCAACTAACTCAGTTTTTTCAGTTCGTACAGGAACAATGCCCATGGTTTCCAGAACAGGGAACAGTTAATATAGAAACCTGGCAAAAGGTGGGGCAAACTTTGCAAGTATATTATAGTCATTTTGGACCTGAGAAGGTTCCAGTAGATACTTTTACTTTATGGAACCTTATTAGAGAGAGCATTGCTCCCTTGCCTGAAGGTCAAAAGAACCCATATAAATATCCTACAGAAGTAATGGATGAATGTACTCCGTTACTttcctcaaaaacattaaaagatactAAGGTTTTGGCTGCAACTTTAAAAGACTGCAACCTTGATGACAAGGactcagaggaagaaaatgagtcACCTACTGATAATAAGTTTAATTTGTTAAAGAACCCTCCTTTTGATGATGAATTGCCTCCTGCAGATCAGGATGATTTAGATGCTGCTGCATATgattatgaaagaagaaaatatgaaccccatggtgctTTTTCTatgcaagaaactaagaaaaataggccTAAATTACAGGATATGCGCCCTTTGGGTCGTTTACCGACCGCCCCACCGGCACCTCTAAGTTCTTCAGTTCCCCCTTTAAAAAGGTCAGGGCATTCAATTTTAAATGTTGGGGGCCTACCGCCTCCACCACCTTTTAAGGCCAAgggcccaccacctccaccaccttttaataataatcaaggcaaaaataaaaggcataggAGAATAAACGATGAGGATGATGACTATGCTTTTGCAGCctgttttccagttatttttgaggatggttttgatgatgatgatgtatatTGGGATCCCTTGcctctaaaacttttaaaagaacttaaaaaggcCTGGACTGCTAATTTTTTTGTGGCTATGCTTAGCTTACTTTCCGTTCAGGTAAGTGCCAATGGTACGTATTGGGCTTATTTTCCAGATCCTCCTATTTTACATACATGTACCTGGAAAGATTTTAATATTCCAGTAACTTCCTCATTTCCTGAACTGACCGATGGCATTCGAGGAGTACAGGGTTATAAacaatttgtaattaattttaattattcatttacagGTCAGACTGATTTTCCTCCAATAtgcttttttcttgattcagGGTCAATAGGAGGtaatcaaacaaaaaatgggtGTTTGTCAGTAGTTGATGCAGGATTTTTGACAGACTCCCCTAAAAGGCCTAAAAAGCCAacaggaaaagataaaatcaCAAGATATTTATGGTCATTGTTAGGGAAGGTTATAGGACAAAACCAAGTTTTTGTTAATAAATCTTTGGCTAAAGTTGTTCATCCTCCTAAATATGATGATTGTGATGAGATTATAGGGGAAGCTACAAATGAATGGATTTGGATAGATATTAAAACTGGATATCCTTCATGGATATATTGCATgtataataaagagaataaaatatccattcctggaactaaatattatatttcagattGGAGTAGTAATTTTCCTGAAGGAGATTATAGAACATATTTACAGAAAGGTTTGTTATACCCATGGAATGATTCCTATATTCCCCGTCCATTGAAGGTAAATAGATGGAATAGTCATGGATGGGTGGCtcctatttatatttttgtttatgaaaataaaacctattatCAATCTCAGTTATGGAGATTACCCTTAACCACTCGTAAAATAATGTTAATTAGAGCTACTACCCATGCGGAAGAATATTATGTTCAAACCTGTGTGACATCTCCATATTCCTTATTGCTTTCCAATGATAGTGAAAAGTTGCAGATTATGCAGTATAATATGAGGTTTTATATTACCTGTCAGCAATGCATACTGACCACTTGTATTGTTCCTGAAATGAATGTGTCAACCATAATGGTGTTAAAAAGACCAGCTTATATTATGCTGCCAGTAGCGCTTAATGAATCTTGGTATACAGATATAGGGGCGGAAATTATAAGACAGGTTGGAGAGCTCATACGGCCGAAAAGATTTGTGGCTACTTTGATTTTGGGAATTTCCGCCTTGATAGGAATACTGAGTTCTTTTACTGTTGCAACATATACTTTAGTAAAAGAAGTACAAACAGCACAAtatgctaatgatttatcaaaaaatatatccttGGCTTTAGCGACTCAGGAAATAATAGATAGAAAGTTAGAAGCTAAAGTTGATGCCCTTGAGGAAGCAGTTTTACATATTGGTCAAGAacttactgctttaaaaatttgCCTATCTTTAACGTgtcataaaaaatattcttggataTGTGTTACTCccttaaaagtaaattattctgAATATTCTTGGGAACAAattcaaatgcatattttaaatgtatggaaTTTTAGTGATATGGGAATTGATTTGGAACATTTACATAAACAAATTTATGATATTGCAGCCTCTCAATATGATATGAATCCCTCTAAAGCTGCTgcagaatttttataa